In Ciona intestinalis chromosome 11, KH, whole genome shotgun sequence, the DNA window ttttcacctcatattttacattttcattaACTGTCTTTACTTAATTTTCCACAGACTGTCCATAGTTCATTAAAAGAAGACACACCAGTTGTTGTAGTGGCGGGGTCAGGTGGTTGGGCAGATATACTGGCAACCATATACAACCAAACCAATGACTTTGTAACGGAAACCATGATTGAGGGACTACTTACAGGTATATATTGTTACAGCCATGatattatacttgtattttagcTCCTTCCTCaagaattttgttaaaaataaacgttacaaaacaaataattaatatttttttagaaaaatataaaaattcaaggtattttgttaaatattcttGACAGACCAAAGTACAAGCACTTATAGCTTTTTCTTCTATACATAGTAGGTTTCGGTAAAGTCTTGgctttactgtattttatcgtcccagttcgtagtaaacaaagagttttaacagaattatttaactgtatcctcacgactcatgattaggaaatacggaaatttatgatataaaaaaatagtttttccACCAGAATATCTATTTACTTgaaactatataaatatatgtatgttttttaaaaatatttttccagaTCTTAGCATGCCATACAAGCAAGAAACACTTGGTGAACTTACACAAACGGCAAACGAGTGTTTACAAATGAAAGACAAACTAACAATATATCAACTTGATTCTTCGTCTGGTGCTGAAAATCTTGACATGGCTGTTTTACAAGCTTTATTATCAGGTATTAAAAGTCATATTATGTGGTATTGTCCAATGTTTTTAGTATAAGATGGcaaaattaaaatgcattttcacaCAGaccaattttattaaaaacgtttttatctGCAATTAGCTCAATATTACAAGAATGCCATTTAGAAGAAAAGGTAATGTGAAAAGTAGCGTTATAAGTTGGGATTCATCGGTAAAATCTTTCTCGGACACCATTAAAATTATatgatttaattaaacattttattttattaaacacagcTAACTCTAGCAATCCTGAGGAAAAATTGAATTTATCTATGGCGTGGAACCGGTCTGATCTGGCTCGAACCAGTATTTTAACTGATGATACTTTCATTCGATTGAATGAACCATTCATTACAGCAATGAAAGAGGTGTTGTATGATAATTTGCATCGgacttttcatttttatgggTGGGGTTTACCTAGGATTTTGCTCATAGTGCCGTGGCAGTGGCTAGCATGTAAGCCTCCAACCCagagataatgggttcaaggatcattgtgggcgtatgtgagcttgggcaagacactttcaACCCAGTGCTCACTTATCGGTTAACAAAACAGTGAttcagcaaaaaaacaaacacttacTCATAAAATTGCATATTGCGCCAAAATGAAAACTGTACATATCAAACTAAGAATGCTTAAAAAATCCTATTATTCACTGCAGGACAAGCATGAATTTGTGAAGCTATTTCTCAGCCATGGAGCagatatttcaaaaattttcaatCCTGAAATTATTCTGTCATTATATCGGAacaagaaaatgttaaaaaatgctCTGTTTCTAAATTTGTTGAAGCCGCGTGCTGATGATGATGAAAATGAATACGTTGATGTTACACATGACAAAATTGAACGGTTAGTTAACGAAGAATTGAaatttttgatataaaaaataaaaacataaatatatgtatatatataccgtaGTTTTttgaatatgaaaaaaatttaaataaacctaaaagTTAAGTTTTGAATTCATGTGTGATTTTAATTATAGTACTTCTCTCTGTATATTAATAATCATTATAATTGTGGTAATAAAACTCTAACTTTTTTCAGGGCTTTGAGGTCTTTAATGGGAGATGTTTATTCTTATTCTGACGaggtaattttaatatttggctaatttttttaaaagagaaagaaatcaTAGACCATCTTACTCTAATCTAATAACCATAAACATAACAGCTTAACCCCTAAGATTGTCACACATCACATGCAATAGTTTACTATTATAATGCATTGTCATTACtacacaatatattttctccattttttttatcagaatGAACAAGAACCACTCAAGGAATTGTTCCAGTTATGCATATTGCTCAATAGACGGGAAATGTCATTCGTTTTATGGGAAGTTATGAAAGAAAAATTATCAGCAGCAATTTCTGCGACCAGAATATTAAAATCTCTTTCTAAAAGGacagaaataaaagaatatgtaagtgttttttgttttaaatatataaatatatattctttcaAAAAGATTTCTTTGTACTTTTGGCTAAGTATTCAAAAAACACGCGCAAAGTTAGTTGATGCATaagtgataacttgtaagcgggcacaacgTGTATGGAAAAGAACACCCAGGttataaaaaactgttgttgtgaagataaagcaagttggATTCATTtctgtttgacaactatgattgtaatacattttaacaatgtcactccagattttgttataaaaattaagaaatgtGACACCtctgtttctttattaaaattttaaaatgcatatgctgtatatatatattacagaaAGAAGAACTACTTGAGCACGCTGATGAGTACGAAACAAGATCAATTGGAATTTTATCCCAATGTTATTTTGATGATGAGGAAAAGACCGGAAATTTATTAATTAGAAGATTGAAACAATGGGGGGGCCTTACTTCACTTCAGATCGCTGTGGACGCAAAAAATCGGGTGGGTTGTGATTGGTTATTAATAAATCGACGTTActtcattatattattataatgtatgtGCATGTGCAAAGAGCTCTGCTGTATTTTgtaactatatatgtatattgtatataNNNNNNNNNNNNNNNNNNNNNNNNNNNNNNNNNNNNNNNNNNNNNNNNNNNNNNNNNNNNNNNNNNNNNNNNNNNNNNNNNNNNNNNNNNNNNNNNNNNNNNNNNNNNNNNNNNNNNNNNNNNNNTTAGAATCTGTCAACTCAGAAGTTCCAAACAACGGATTGCTCAAGAAAGATAACAAaggttttaaactgtttgaaATTTCTCaactatataagttttaatgtaTTCATATCGGTTAGAATAGAATAGGATACCCCAACATATATGCTGCTATAATCTATTAGTTACtacttggttgaagcaatgtccTTAAGTATCTTGCTAAAGGACACTTGACACATATGAATATCAGTGTCGAGCAATAAACCCTGTAGTATTCAGTTATGATACCATCACCAAACCAAGACACAGCCCTGTATGTTAAGTTTATCAGAATGacacaaaatacaataacacaatatattttcaGGAAAAACGAAATCAACATGGCGTCGGAAACTCGTGCAGTTCTATCGCGCCCCAGTGGTCACATTCTGGCTTCACGTACTTTCCTACCTGGTAACTTGCAATCTTTTAcacgtaacttattttatacaaaaataacgATTGGATACGTAGCCTTTGGTTAGGGCAGTGACTATGAACAACTAAAAGCTTGCCACACTGTAAGACCCCTGTCACATAAAATAACCCACTTTTTATGCATTTGTATttctacattttaaattttgaaactttatgtttaaatttgtgcTTAATTTCAGGTGTACTTGCTTCTATTTGCTTATGTTATTCTCTTCAACTTTTACCCTCAATCTGCTGCCGATTTTTCACTTAGCAATATATCGGTGCAAGAGTTTGTGTTATGGGCGTGGGTGTGCGTCTTAGTGGTGGATGAAGTATATGAGGTAAGacattatattatgttataggttggggtaagatgatacgTATAGTTGGTTGGGGTAACATGGTTTGTATGGTAGGTCGGGCAAGATGATCCGTTcagtgggttggggtaacaTGGAACATATGGTGCGTTAGGGTAAGCCCATATAGTAGTTGAGATAAGatgatctttgttttgtttgcatgTGGTGATTGtgcttgttttatttgtaggTGTTGCAAAGAGACAGCAAACACATAATGGGGAAAATAAGCAGCTGGTTTGCCGATCCTTGGAATAAACTTGATGTGGTCGCTATTGCCTTGTTTTTTATTGGGATTGGACTAAGGTaagctatatagtaggatggggagatgggacacctttttttgttagtgattgtgtgttaatgtattttttctcAGTATTTCTGACAGTTTGGACaactagtgaccactgggttgaataAATTATGCAAATTTTTCAGTAAATTTTCTCCGCTttctttttatcaatattttgtatatttttaaacactttttataattttgttttattttttaaggttCCAAACAGAAGTAGAAGCGTCACGCACATTACTTGCAATTTCCTTCATGGTTTATTGCTGGAGAATTTTGAACATATTTCTAGTTTATGAAGCTCTTGGACCAAAACTAATTATGGTTGGAAAAATGGTAAGATGCTGGGAAAAAACAGAAGTAAATAAGTAATGTGTTACTTACAAGATATTAAGCATAGATATATAACTAAGCTTTGAAAACCATATAttctaaatattgaaaaacagttttaaaaaaaactttaaaatgataaaaaatcttttaaagctGTTACATTCCCTGAACAGTTTTGcgaaacttaaacatttttattttttataaaatttttttttttacgttttacaGATAAAGGACATGCTGTTCTTCTTGTTCATTTTAATCATATTCCTGGTTTCATATGGAGTTGCAAGTCAAGCTATTTTGTATCCAAACGAAACAAATTTCGGAACCGCCATAGTTGGTGTATTGAGCAAACCATACTGGCAAATTTATGGCGAATTATTTTTATCGGAAATCCACTACGACCCAAGTAAGCGTATTATGTTCGTCACTGCATTGTGGGCATATaggttcttgggcaagacacttacaaCGATGTCTGAAGTCTTTAAAAACACCCCAAAAAATCAAAGATCATCTTTACGATGACATAATATGTGGTACCACATAAGCCGGCACGcttgtataaaacatacagTTGTTTTTCgccaagttacatttattcattgaaaACCCATCTATTTTTAACAGGTGCAGATGAGTTTACATGTAGTAACAACGCAACACTGATAGCTGCAGGTCAACGTAGATGTCCCTCCATTAACTGGGTTGTACCTTTACTATCAGCAGTTTATATGTTACTTGCAAGTGTACTGCTACTTAATCTACTTATTGCTATGTTCAGGTACATTGTATTATAACTTTTGTTCACTGTTTACAGTTTTTTGACATTGTGGTTCAATACCTTAAACTCTGGGCAACAGTTTGtcataaaaataagaaaataggttttagtttttatttatatttaaaataaattgtttgtattttaaaaataataaaatctattatttttttatttaattatttttttttaataacaaaattaatttttatttcagctACACATTTGAAGACCTGGTTGAAAAAACAGACAGTTTGTATAAATATCAGAGATATGAATTGTTGGAGGTTTATTACCAGCGTTCTTCCATTGTAACTCCATTCAGCATCTTGTCGTATGGCAGACAATTGATTTTATATTGTGTCCGTGGCTGTGATAGGAAgaaacaaaaagataaaagCAACCCATTTGGTGTGTAGTTGTATTTTTCctagttttattctatttttttattttataaagtagtttgTTCCTATATTCTAAGGGTGAAGTCCTGTTTTTATCAGATTTTTTATagattgtagtttttttttgtatatgggGAGGTCCAATGTTGTGACACGGCTGGATTCGAATGTATGACATTTTAaccaggcacgaggtgtattaaacacaacacctgtgttataacgactgtcattgcccccccacgaggataaataagttacatttatttatttatttatttttatttaaactttcttcCTACAGTTGTTGACTTATTTGAAGAAGATGAAAAAAATCTCATTATTTGGTTGCAGTGGAACAGTTcagtgtttttaaatgatgtaaaaaacaaagaaaacctGAGCATTGAAAGCAAGATATCTGGAATAAGTGAAAAGTAATTGTTTTGCAACTGGTGCTACTATTGTATGTAGTTGTGGTTTTACAGCATGGCAAACCATGGGTCCGAGtttgccagagttggcccattaatCCATAGTATAAAATGTTACAACCCGTttagagaccactgggttagagcaattctCACTAATTGCCTGGCCAAAGGAGGAActattacaaaaatacaattacccacaaaagtacATGCTCCGTAAcccataagcgggcacgaggtgtatgaaacagaacactcatgtaaTAACGACTGATTTTCCAATCCCagaagaataaaacaagttacattcatctcCAGGTTAGAGGCGCTCACAACCACAGTTGATCTTGTTCAAAACCAACTCAGCTCCCACGACAAACTAACACGTAAAGTAAACATGCTTGAAACCAATCTATCTCAACAAACGCATCTGTTGGAATTAATAGCATCAGCTCTCCATGTAAAACCATCGAAGGCCGACCACACCAATATATTGCCTGGTTAGtctgtttttatcttttagattattaattttatgcttttttgttgggttttaggaaaaaaaaaaaattatattttttttatcatttcactacatattttttaaactgccaCAGTTCAACAGCAGCCACAAAGCGCTCCAAAAAGTAACCAAGCAGAAAAATCAAGGAAAAGTATTTCAAAAAGTTCTACTCCTGCTGTTAAACCACCTTCAGATGGTAAGTCTTCACTTtaagtaataaacaacaacttaaatttaacaaatctAAACCGCCGACTGAATGAATAGATGTAAAtaactttatccttgtgtggccggaaaacgacaatcgttattacacaagtgttctgttttatacatttggttgtaactaattttaaaatcacgtaaatatgaacatatttatgtaaatttttctCCCTTAGAACCTCCATTACACATAAAGTCACGAACTGCTGCGTATCCCGACAGCAGTATTCAACGTTTTGTGGTTCCTGATGATATGGTGCCTTGGAATGTAAGtttcacttatttattcttgtctATAAAGCAGGTCTGGTTATAACTAGAGtctggcaaagtggttagtgcacgtctctaacccagaggtaaaaGGTTCAGgcctcgttgctgctaccattgtggtatGTGGCTTGGGCAAGAATCTTaaccgcaattgctccaaaatttgtccaaattatcagccatacataaaaaataagctGTGTCCCTACCCAATTATGTGTCTTTTGTTCCTGTCCCAgtgattttgtgtttttcatCAATAAACCTAACTACAAACTTCACCTCTATACGACAGGTTTCATTCCCTGATTACAAGCCACCCCACTACACGGCACCAAGTGTGGCAATTCAACCTTCATGGGCGGATCCTCATGTGGAAGGTTCAAATGCAATGATTGCATTCCCGTTTAACGAATACGATAAAAAACGAAACGTTGACAGAAAAAGTTACATGGGGAATTATGACGTAGTGTCTGGATTGCCACGGTgagtaaaaagttttattaatttttctgtgttctttttcattgattaaaatgttataatttattaaatttttattaatttttcatatttttgttctAGTTTGTTAAGTaaattgttataacttaatattaaatttaacttttttaaaaaatgacgaGGCTTATTATAAACAGAAACCCTCGTGGTCGGACTGGGTTAACTGGTAGGGGTCTTCTGGGTCGTTACGGCCCCAACCACGCAGCCGACCCCATAGTTACACGGTGGGAACGAGACGAACATGgaaatgttataattattCGTGGGAAACCAGTGTTAGAGTTTGTTGCAATCTGCAGGAAGGACACGGGTGAATGGGCGATACCAGGGGTAAGTAATGTGCACGTAGTAAAAATAGCTTTATTTCTCCTGCGttgcaattttttattataaagtttcattttgtataTACTATTGTGATGTAATCATTTTTACCCCAAATTAGGGCATGGTCGACCCAGGCGAGTATGTAACCGAAACTTTGAAACGAGAATTCACCGAAGAAGTTCTCATTGATATAGATGATGCCGAACGGACAGAAACGTCTTTTCTTATCCAGAAACTGTTTAACTCTGGTGTTGAGGTATGAGAGTATATTATTCGAATATATTTAACGTTTGAATCGGGCCCAAAAATCTCATATTATACATCTTGacctgaatgaatgaatttaacttatttgtcctctTGTTTGG includes these proteins:
- the LOC100182201 gene encoding transient receptor potential cation channel subfamily M member 2-like, with the translated sequence MKTVHIKLRMLKKSYYSLQDKHEFVKLFLSHGADISKIFNPEIILSLYRNKKMLKNALFLNLLKPRADDDENEYVDVTHDKIERALRSLMGDVYSYSDENEQEPLKELFQLCILLNRREMSFVLWEVMKEKLSAAISATRILKSLSKRTEIKEYKEELLEHADEYETRSIGILSQCYFDDEEKTGNLLIRRLKQWGGLTSLQIAVDAKNRSFVSHPAVQALLSKIWMGPMKENTNNLRIILSAILFPLMFLIISFREIPDQSTSENDDLESVNSEVPNNELLKKDNKGKTKSTWRRKLVQFYRAPVVTFWLHVLSYLVYLLLFAYVILFNFYPQSAADFSLSNISVQEFVLWAWVCVLVVDEVYEVLQRDSKHIMGKISSWFADPWNKLDVVAIALFFIGIGLRFQTEVEASRTLLAISFMVYCWRILNIFLVYEALGPKLIMVGKMIKDMLFFLFILIIFLVSYGVASQAILYPNETNFGTAIVGVLSKPYWQIYGELFLSEIHYDPSADEFTCSNNATLIAAGQRRCPSINWVVPLLSAVYMLLASVLLLNLLIAMFSYTFEDLVEKTDSLYKYQRYELLEVYYQRSSIVTPFSILSYGRQLILYCVRGCDRKKQKDKSNPFVVDLFEEDEKNLIIWLQWNSSVFLNDVKNKENLSIESKISGISEKLEALTTTVDLVQNQLSSHDKLTRKVNMLETNLSQQTHLLELIASALHVKPSKADHTNILPVQQQPQSAPKSNQAEKSRKSISKSSTPAVKPPSDEPPLHIKSRTAAYPDSSIQRFVVPDDMVPWNVSFPDYKPPHYTAPSVAIQPSWADPHVEGSNAMIAFPFNEYDKKRNVDRKSYMGNYDVVSGLPRNPRGRTGLTGRGLLGRYGPNHAADPIVTRWERDEHGNVIIIRGKPVLEFVAICRKDTGEWAIPGGMVDPGEYVTETLKREFTEEVLIDIDDAERTETSFLIQKLFNSGVEVYKGYSDDHRNTDVAWIETRAFNFHDNDGSAFGKVMLHPGEETTGVQWRRIDQSTKLFASHFQFLEAVAKKHNAHF